One stretch of Microbacterium terrae DNA includes these proteins:
- the narJ gene encoding nitrate reductase molybdenum cofactor assembly chaperone, with the protein MSTSLRDQVVYQAASLCLSYPDDHVMDAAPLIAAALRESAPGSAPSFAPLLEWWAATPRPVVQTAYVDVFDMSKRHALYLSYWTDGDTRRRGMVLADLKQRYREAGLSLEHGTGELPDFVPLVLEYAAQNPAAGAALLQEYRASIELIRIALAERGSPYAGVVAAVCATLPGRSPADRQQAMALASNGPPTETVGLDAYDPRLLPLATASTGGR; encoded by the coding sequence ATGAGCACGTCGCTGAGGGATCAGGTCGTGTACCAGGCTGCGTCGCTGTGCCTGTCGTACCCCGATGACCATGTGATGGATGCTGCGCCGCTGATCGCCGCGGCGCTGCGCGAGTCGGCGCCGGGGTCCGCACCATCGTTCGCCCCGCTGCTGGAATGGTGGGCCGCCACCCCGCGGCCCGTGGTGCAGACGGCGTACGTCGACGTCTTCGACATGTCCAAGCGCCACGCCCTGTACCTGAGCTACTGGACCGACGGCGACACCCGCCGTCGCGGCATGGTGCTCGCCGACCTCAAGCAGCGCTACCGCGAGGCCGGGCTGTCGCTCGAGCACGGCACCGGTGAGCTTCCTGACTTCGTGCCCCTCGTGCTCGAGTACGCGGCGCAGAACCCCGCCGCGGGCGCCGCGCTGCTGCAGGAGTACCGCGCCTCGATCGAGCTGATCCGCATCGCGCTCGCCGAGCGCGGGTCGCCGTATGCGGGAGTCGTCGCAGCGGTCTGTGCAACCCTTCCGGGGCGCTCCCCCGCCGACCGGCAGCAGGCGATGGCGCTCGCCTCGAACGGACCGCCGACCGAGACGGTCGGGCTCGACGCCTACGACCCGCGCCTGCTGCCGCTGGCGACCGCATCGACGGGAGGCCGGTGA
- a CDS encoding MFS transporter: MSVTDANIASGQILPGRVKNLYLALLAFTITFWAWNLIAPLGIRYAADMGLDSTQSSLLVATPVLVGSLGRIVTGALTDRFGGRVMFTVLTAVSAVPVLLVAWAGVLNSYALMIAFGFLLGIAGTTFAIGIPFVNAWYDAKKRGFATGLFGAGMGGTALSAFFTPRFVEWFGYVWTHVIIAVALVAVAAVVWFLMEDSPLWKPNTDPVFPKLVATSKLAITWQMAFLYAITFGGFVAFSSYMPTYLNHIYGYDLTDAGARTAGFAIAAVIARPVGGWLSDRIGPAAVLMISLAGTTVMAVVVAFQPPPEIPAGASFVAMAAFLGLGTGAVFTWVAQRAPAARVGTVTGIVGAAGGLGGFFPPLVMGATYNAEANTYTIGLALLCVATSIALVFTVWLQAHFRRSQPAAS, from the coding sequence ATGAGCGTGACGGATGCGAACATCGCGTCTGGGCAGATCCTGCCGGGACGCGTGAAGAACCTGTACCTGGCGCTGCTGGCGTTCACCATCACCTTCTGGGCGTGGAACCTCATCGCACCGCTCGGCATCCGGTACGCCGCCGATATGGGGCTGGACTCCACGCAGTCCTCGCTGCTGGTGGCGACCCCCGTGCTGGTGGGCTCGCTCGGCCGCATCGTGACCGGCGCCCTCACCGATCGCTTCGGCGGTCGGGTCATGTTCACCGTCCTCACCGCAGTCTCGGCCGTGCCGGTTCTGCTGGTCGCTTGGGCGGGCGTGCTCAACTCGTACGCGCTGATGATCGCGTTCGGATTCCTGCTCGGCATCGCCGGAACGACCTTCGCCATCGGCATCCCGTTCGTGAACGCCTGGTACGACGCCAAGAAGCGCGGATTCGCCACAGGTCTCTTCGGCGCAGGGATGGGCGGGACCGCACTGTCGGCGTTCTTCACGCCGCGCTTCGTCGAGTGGTTCGGCTATGTCTGGACGCACGTGATCATCGCGGTCGCCCTCGTCGCCGTCGCCGCCGTCGTGTGGTTCCTCATGGAGGACTCGCCGCTCTGGAAGCCCAACACCGACCCCGTGTTCCCGAAGCTCGTCGCCACGTCGAAGCTCGCCATCACGTGGCAGATGGCCTTCCTCTACGCGATCACCTTCGGCGGATTCGTGGCGTTCTCGAGCTACATGCCCACCTACCTCAACCACATCTACGGCTACGACCTCACAGACGCCGGCGCCCGTACGGCGGGCTTCGCGATCGCAGCCGTGATCGCCCGCCCCGTCGGCGGCTGGCTCTCCGACCGCATCGGCCCGGCCGCCGTGCTCATGATCTCGCTCGCCGGCACGACGGTGATGGCCGTCGTCGTCGCCTTCCAGCCGCCGCCGGAGATACCGGCGGGCGCGTCGTTCGTCGCGATGGCGGCTTTCCTGGGCCTCGGCACGGGTGCGGTGTTCACGTGGGTCGCACAGCGGGCACCCGCGGCGAGGGTCGGGACGGTGACGGGCATCGTCGGCGCCGCAGGCGGGCTCGGCGGGTTCTTCCCACCCTTGGTGATGGGCGCGACCTACAACGCCGAGGCGAACACCTACACAATCGGGCTGGCGCTGCTGTGCGTGGCGACCAGCATCGCGCTGGTGTTCACCGTGTGGCTGCAGGCGCACTTCCGCCGCTCGCAGCCGGCGGCATCCTGA
- the narH gene encoding nitrate reductase subunit beta, which yields MRVMAQMGMVMNLDKCIGCHTCSVTCKQAWTNRAGTEYVWFNNVETRPGQGYPRRYEDQDQWKGGWALSKSGRLKLRTGSRLTRLLTIFSSPVQPKLEDYYEPWTYDYETLIESPLGTDFPVAKPKSLITGEDTKITWSANWDDDLGGASEMGHLDPVVEKVRRESEDKIRFEFEQTFMFYLPRICEHCLNPSCMASCPSGAIYKRAEDGIVLVDQDRCRGWRQCITGCPYKKIYFNHKTGKAEKCTMCYPRLEVGLPTVCSETCVGRLRYLGLFLYDADKVTEAASTPDEKDLYEAQLDLILDPDDPEVIAAVTAQGDIPDDWMDAARRSPVYALAKKYRVALPLHPEYRTMPMVWYIPPLSPIVDLLRDQGHDSESASTLFGAIESLRIPVEYLAELFTAGDTDIVHDVLVKLAAMRAYLRDMTLENDLDESIPESVDMTGETLYEMYRLLAIAKYEDRYVIPTAHYERAHELEELGCSLDFDGGPYESGPFGEASGRVQPVAVETFQALRDRQTSEEGASEESLRGRVNLLNWDGNGAPSGLFPARKAPKGDT from the coding sequence ATGCGAGTGATGGCCCAGATGGGCATGGTCATGAACCTCGACAAGTGCATCGGATGCCACACGTGTTCCGTGACCTGCAAGCAGGCGTGGACAAACAGGGCCGGCACCGAATACGTCTGGTTCAACAACGTCGAGACCCGCCCAGGGCAGGGATACCCGCGGCGCTACGAAGACCAGGACCAGTGGAAGGGCGGCTGGGCGCTGTCGAAGTCGGGCAGGCTGAAGCTGCGCACCGGCAGCCGCCTCACGCGCCTGCTGACGATCTTCTCCTCTCCGGTGCAGCCGAAGCTCGAGGACTACTACGAGCCGTGGACCTACGACTACGAGACGCTCATCGAGTCGCCGCTCGGCACCGACTTCCCGGTGGCCAAGCCCAAGTCGCTCATCACCGGGGAGGACACGAAGATCACGTGGTCGGCCAATTGGGACGACGACCTCGGCGGTGCGAGCGAGATGGGTCACCTCGACCCGGTCGTCGAGAAGGTGCGTCGTGAGTCGGAAGACAAGATCAGGTTCGAGTTCGAGCAGACCTTCATGTTCTATCTGCCGCGCATCTGCGAGCACTGCCTGAACCCCTCGTGCATGGCGTCGTGCCCCTCGGGCGCGATCTACAAGCGGGCTGAAGACGGCATCGTGCTCGTCGATCAGGATCGCTGTCGGGGCTGGCGGCAGTGCATCACCGGCTGCCCCTACAAGAAGATCTACTTCAACCACAAGACCGGCAAGGCCGAGAAGTGCACGATGTGCTATCCGCGCCTCGAGGTGGGACTCCCCACGGTCTGCTCCGAGACCTGCGTGGGGCGGCTGCGGTACCTCGGACTCTTCCTCTACGACGCCGACAAGGTCACCGAGGCGGCCTCGACGCCCGACGAGAAGGATCTCTACGAGGCCCAGCTCGACCTCATCCTCGACCCCGACGACCCCGAGGTGATCGCCGCGGTCACCGCGCAGGGCGACATCCCCGACGACTGGATGGATGCGGCACGCCGCTCGCCGGTGTACGCACTGGCGAAGAAGTACCGTGTCGCCCTGCCGCTGCACCCCGAGTACCGCACCATGCCGATGGTCTGGTACATCCCGCCGCTGTCGCCGATCGTCGATCTCCTGCGCGATCAGGGCCACGACTCCGAGTCGGCGAGCACGCTGTTCGGGGCGATCGAGTCGCTGCGCATCCCCGTCGAATACCTCGCCGAGCTGTTCACCGCCGGAGACACCGATATCGTGCACGACGTGCTCGTCAAGCTCGCCGCCATGCGCGCCTACTTGCGCGACATGACGCTCGAGAACGACCTCGACGAATCGATCCCCGAGTCGGTCGACATGACGGGCGAGACGCTCTACGAGATGTACCGACTGCTCGCCATCGCCAAGTACGAAGACCGCTACGTCATCCCGACCGCGCACTACGAGCGGGCGCACGAGCTCGAGGAGCTGGGATGCTCGCTCGACTTCGACGGCGGGCCGTACGAGTCCGGGCCGTTCGGCGAGGCGAGCGGGCGTGTGCAGCCCGTCGCCGTCGAGACATTCCAGGCGCTGCGCGACCGGCAGACCTCCGAAGAGGGTGCGTCCGAGGAGTCGCTGCGGGGCAGGGTGAACCTGCTGAACTGGGATGGCAACGGCGCGCCCTCAGGCCTCTTCCCCGCGCGGAAGGCGCCGAAGGGCGACACATGA
- a CDS encoding SRPBCC family protein: MDHRYGFVSRWTVGAPRERCWDEVERMLRPGGSGAHWWPGVTVSDGPALLAAGEGLTLIVRSPLGYRLRVRLRLTEVVAGEMLAASSTGDLRGAGSLMIEPGAAAGESVLTIRWDVATTRAWMNATGWLLRPAFERAHTRVMAHGEAGLRRALDGSV; this comes from the coding sequence ATGGACCATCGCTACGGGTTCGTGTCGCGCTGGACGGTCGGCGCGCCGCGCGAGCGGTGCTGGGACGAGGTCGAGCGGATGCTGCGCCCCGGCGGATCGGGCGCGCACTGGTGGCCGGGAGTGACGGTGTCGGACGGGCCCGCGCTCCTCGCAGCCGGGGAGGGGCTGACCCTGATCGTGCGCAGCCCGCTCGGCTACCGGCTCAGGGTGCGGCTGCGGCTGACGGAGGTGGTGGCAGGTGAGATGCTCGCGGCGTCGTCCACGGGCGATCTGCGCGGCGCGGGAAGCCTGATGATCGAGCCGGGCGCGGCGGCGGGAGAGAGCGTGCTCACGATCCGCTGGGACGTCGCGACGACCCGTGCGTGGATGAATGCCACCGGGTGGCTGCTGCGCCCGGCGTTCGAGCGGGCGCACACGCGGGTGATGGCGCACGGCGAGGCGGGCCTCCGCCGCGCACTCGACGGTAGCGTGTGA
- the narI gene encoding respiratory nitrate reductase subunit gamma, producing the protein MDVFLWGILPYIMVAVLVGGTVWRYRYDQFGWTTRSSQLYESRLLRIGSPLFHFGILVVVIGHVIGLVIPKAWTDFFGVTEEMYHVTALGLGSVAGFATLVGVGILIWRRRTTGPVFMATTKNDKTMYVVLVAAIIAGLATTLISVFGPHQEVTYRETVAPWFRSLFIFQPNIEAMSEAGLDFKIHTLIGMLLFMLWPFTRLVHAFTAPVHYLFRPYIVYRSREDRPTTARGIRRGWAPVGTPDRVRDKTATIAREQKSPGPSVHDRNRR; encoded by the coding sequence ATGGATGTCTTCCTCTGGGGCATCCTGCCCTACATCATGGTGGCGGTGCTCGTCGGCGGCACGGTCTGGCGGTACCGCTACGACCAGTTCGGCTGGACCACCCGCTCTTCGCAGCTGTATGAGTCGCGGCTGCTGCGCATCGGCTCGCCACTGTTCCACTTCGGCATCCTGGTCGTGGTGATCGGCCACGTCATCGGCCTGGTGATCCCGAAGGCCTGGACCGACTTCTTCGGGGTCACCGAGGAGATGTACCACGTCACGGCGCTCGGCCTCGGCTCGGTCGCCGGGTTCGCCACCCTCGTCGGCGTCGGCATCCTCATCTGGCGTCGCCGCACCACGGGCCCGGTGTTCATGGCGACGACGAAGAACGACAAGACAATGTACGTGGTGCTCGTCGCCGCGATCATCGCCGGGCTGGCGACCACACTCATCAGCGTGTTCGGACCCCACCAGGAGGTCACCTACCGCGAGACGGTGGCGCCGTGGTTCCGGTCGCTGTTCATCTTCCAGCCGAACATCGAGGCGATGAGCGAGGCGGGGCTCGACTTCAAGATCCACACGCTGATCGGCATGCTGCTGTTCATGCTGTGGCCGTTCACCCGGCTGGTGCACGCCTTCACCGCGCCCGTGCACTACCTCTTCCGTCCGTACATCGTCTACCGCTCACGCGAGGATCGGCCGACGACCGCCCGCGGCATCCGCCGCGGCTGGGCACCCGTCGGCACCCCGGACAGGGTGCGTGACAAGACCGCGACCATCGCCCGCGAGCAGAAGAGTCCGGGCCCGAGTGTGCACGACAGGAACCGACGATGA
- a CDS encoding VIT1/CCC1 transporter family protein has protein sequence MSQTVQPTARDRRRWAQYLVNERAEARVYEALASRRDGEEKAILLALAEAEGRHEQHWLSLLGGEPQRLPQPDIRTRMLGALARRFGSIFVLALAQTAEARSPYDTEPFATPAMAADEKIHHEVVRGLAARGRRRLSGTFRAAVFGANDGLVSNLALVMGIGATGVSAQFVLFSGIAGLLAGALSMGAGEFVSVRSQRELLEATGPSDLADRAVPDLDIDANELALLYRARGLSEAEALVRAQRVLDAAHGADEARPVTGPVEVVDHELVGAAWAAAASSFLFFASGAIIPVLPWIFGLSGVAAIVLALVLVGVALMATGAAVGLLSGAPPLRRALRQLAIGFGAAAVTYVLGLVFGVSLG, from the coding sequence ATGAGCCAGACCGTGCAGCCCACCGCCCGAGACCGACGGCGCTGGGCGCAGTACCTCGTCAACGAGCGCGCGGAGGCACGAGTCTACGAAGCGCTCGCGTCACGCCGCGACGGGGAGGAGAAGGCGATCCTGCTCGCGCTCGCCGAAGCGGAGGGACGGCACGAGCAGCACTGGCTGTCGCTCCTCGGCGGCGAGCCGCAGCGGCTGCCGCAGCCCGACATCCGCACCCGCATGCTCGGGGCGCTCGCCCGCAGATTCGGATCGATCTTCGTGCTCGCGCTCGCCCAGACCGCCGAGGCGCGGTCGCCCTACGACACCGAGCCGTTCGCGACGCCGGCGATGGCGGCCGACGAGAAGATCCACCACGAGGTGGTGCGCGGCCTCGCCGCGCGCGGCAGGCGCCGTCTGTCGGGCACCTTCCGGGCGGCGGTGTTCGGTGCGAACGACGGCCTCGTGTCGAACCTCGCGCTGGTGATGGGAATCGGCGCGACGGGCGTGTCCGCGCAGTTCGTGCTGTTCAGCGGCATCGCCGGACTCCTCGCCGGCGCGCTGTCGATGGGTGCGGGGGAGTTCGTCTCGGTGCGCTCGCAGCGGGAGCTGCTCGAGGCGACGGGGCCGAGCGACCTCGCCGATCGCGCCGTGCCCGACCTCGACATCGATGCGAACGAGCTCGCGCTGCTCTATCGTGCGCGCGGTCTCTCCGAAGCCGAAGCCCTGGTGCGGGCGCAGCGCGTGCTCGACGCTGCGCACGGCGCCGATGAGGCGCGGCCCGTCACCGGTCCCGTCGAGGTGGTCGATCACGAGTTGGTGGGCGCCGCGTGGGCGGCGGCGGCATCCAGCTTCCTGTTCTTCGCCTCGGGTGCGATCATCCCGGTGCTGCCGTGGATCTTCGGCCTGTCGGGGGTCGCGGCGATCGTGCTCGCCCTCGTGCTCGTGGGCGTCGCGCTCATGGCGACAGGAGCCGCGGTCGGACTGCTGTCGGGCGCTCCGCCGCTGCGGCGCGCGCTGCGCCAGCTCGCCATCGGGTTCGGGGCCGCCGCCGTGACCTACGTGCTCGGGCTCGTCTTCGGCGTGTCGCTCGGCTGA
- a CDS encoding nitrate reductase subunit alpha, translating to MTPQIGVDGPASDALLAAGRFFTKWEHTPDHRAAFLEGGREGDAFYRDRWSHDKVVRSTHGVNCTGSCSWKVYVKDGIITWEAQQTDYPSVGPDRPEYEPRGCPRGAAFSWYTYSPTRVRYPYVRGVLLDAYREAKARLGDPVLAFGEISKNRDTRIRYQRARGKGGLVRATWAEAVELVAAGYVHTIKEYGPDRVAGFSPIPAMSMVSHCVGTRFTQLLGGVMTSFYDWYADLPVASPQVFGDQTDVPESGDWWDSTYLMMWGSNVPVTRTPDAHWMAEVRYRGTKVVTVSPDYTDNTKFADEWLPCQAGTDAALAMAMGHVILKERYVDRRVPFFVDFAKTYTDLPHLITLVPHKDGGLVPGKFLTAADLGEKAPEDLWKTVVLDAATGAPRVPNGSMGFRYADSGEGRWNLDLGDIVPALSVRDAKAAEEPAEVLLPRFDAPDGSGAVLRRGVPATRVNGILVTTVLDLMLAQYGVGRDGLPGEWPTGYDDAETPYTPAWQEDITGVPAEACTRIAREFAQNSEDSQGRSMIIMGAGICQWFHGDATYRAILSMLILTGAMGRNGGGWAHYVGQEKCRPITGWVSLANALDWARPPRTMIGTAYWYMHTDQWRFDGYSADALASPLAEGNFDGMHTADTIAQSARIGWMPFYPQFDRNPLDLADQAASAVESGEAADAASYVVEKLKDGDLRSAIEDIDAPENWPRLLTLWRSNLMGSSAKGNEYFLKYLLGTHSNVMASDRSSVRPKDVVWRDEIPEGKLDLLVSADFRMTSTTLLSDVVFPAATWYEKHDLSSTDMHPFVHAFTPAIDPPWEAKSDFDMFHAIAREFSEMAETHLGTRQDLVSVPMQHDTPGEVSQPGGVVRDWARGDVDPIPGRTMPQLVVVERDYTAIADKLATVGPLADKLGFTVKNVTYDVTHEVDRLAKQHGVYPSGPAAGRAAIDTDVKMAEAILAFSGTTNGELATQGFRSLEKRVGKRLADLAEGSEEKRITFPMTQASPQPVITSPEWSGSETGGRRYAPFTVNIERLKPFHTLTGRMHFYLDHDWMRDLGEALPIYRPPLDMHRLFGEPKLGPDGRQQITVRYLTPHSKWSIHSEYQDNLFMLSLSRGGPTVWMSPQDAAAIEVKDNDWVECVNSNGVLVCRAIVSHRMPEGVVYVYHAQERTIDVPKSEATGRRGGIHNSVTRLLIKPTHMIGGYAHLSYAFNYLGPTGNQRDMVATIRRRSQEVTY from the coding sequence ATGACGCCCCAGATCGGTGTGGACGGTCCGGCCTCCGATGCCCTGCTCGCCGCAGGCCGGTTCTTCACGAAATGGGAGCACACCCCCGATCACCGCGCGGCATTCCTCGAAGGCGGGCGCGAGGGCGATGCCTTCTACCGCGATCGGTGGAGTCACGACAAGGTGGTGCGCTCGACGCACGGCGTGAACTGCACCGGGTCGTGCTCGTGGAAGGTCTATGTCAAGGACGGGATCATCACGTGGGAGGCGCAGCAGACCGACTACCCGAGCGTCGGCCCCGACCGCCCCGAATACGAGCCCCGCGGATGCCCCCGCGGGGCTGCGTTCTCGTGGTACACGTACTCACCCACCCGGGTGCGCTACCCCTACGTGCGCGGAGTGCTGCTCGACGCCTACCGTGAGGCCAAGGCACGACTCGGGGATCCGGTGCTCGCGTTCGGCGAGATCTCGAAGAACCGCGACACGCGCATCCGCTATCAGCGCGCCCGCGGCAAGGGCGGATTGGTGCGGGCGACCTGGGCCGAGGCGGTCGAACTGGTGGCGGCCGGCTACGTGCACACGATCAAGGAGTACGGCCCCGATCGGGTGGCGGGGTTCTCGCCGATTCCCGCGATGTCGATGGTGTCGCACTGCGTCGGCACGCGCTTCACACAGCTGCTCGGCGGCGTGATGACGAGCTTCTACGACTGGTACGCCGACCTCCCGGTCGCGAGCCCGCAGGTGTTCGGCGACCAGACCGACGTGCCCGAGTCGGGCGACTGGTGGGATTCCACGTACCTCATGATGTGGGGCTCGAACGTACCGGTCACCCGCACCCCCGACGCCCACTGGATGGCCGAGGTGCGCTACCGCGGCACAAAGGTCGTCACGGTCAGCCCCGACTACACCGACAACACCAAGTTCGCCGACGAGTGGCTCCCCTGTCAGGCGGGCACCGACGCGGCGCTCGCCATGGCGATGGGTCATGTGATCCTCAAGGAACGCTACGTCGACCGACGGGTGCCCTTCTTCGTCGACTTCGCCAAGACGTACACCGACCTGCCGCACCTGATCACGCTCGTGCCGCACAAGGACGGCGGCCTGGTTCCCGGCAAGTTCCTCACTGCTGCCGACCTCGGCGAGAAGGCGCCGGAAGACCTGTGGAAGACGGTCGTGTTGGATGCCGCCACCGGCGCACCGCGCGTGCCGAACGGCTCGATGGGGTTCCGCTACGCAGACTCGGGCGAGGGCAGGTGGAACCTCGATCTGGGCGACATCGTGCCCGCGCTCTCGGTGCGCGACGCCAAGGCGGCGGAGGAACCCGCGGAGGTGCTCCTCCCCCGCTTCGACGCCCCCGACGGCTCGGGGGCGGTGCTGCGCCGGGGCGTTCCGGCGACGCGGGTGAACGGCATCCTCGTGACCACCGTGCTCGACCTGATGCTCGCCCAGTACGGGGTCGGGCGCGACGGACTGCCGGGTGAGTGGCCGACCGGCTACGACGACGCGGAGACCCCGTACACCCCGGCGTGGCAGGAGGACATCACCGGCGTCCCCGCCGAGGCGTGCACTCGCATCGCACGGGAATTCGCGCAGAATTCCGAGGACTCGCAGGGCCGCTCGATGATCATCATGGGCGCGGGCATCTGCCAGTGGTTCCACGGGGATGCCACGTACCGGGCGATCCTGTCGATGCTCATCCTCACCGGGGCGATGGGCCGCAACGGCGGGGGCTGGGCACACTACGTCGGCCAGGAGAAGTGCCGCCCGATCACGGGGTGGGTCTCGCTCGCGAACGCGCTCGACTGGGCGCGGCCGCCGCGCACGATGATCGGCACCGCGTACTGGTACATGCACACCGACCAGTGGCGCTTCGACGGCTACTCCGCCGACGCGCTCGCCTCACCGCTGGCGGAAGGCAATTTCGACGGCATGCACACGGCCGACACGATCGCCCAGTCGGCGCGGATCGGCTGGATGCCGTTCTACCCGCAGTTCGACCGCAACCCGCTCGACCTGGCCGACCAGGCGGCGAGCGCCGTCGAATCCGGCGAGGCGGCGGATGCGGCATCCTACGTCGTCGAGAAGCTGAAGGACGGCGACCTGAGGTCGGCGATCGAAGACATCGACGCCCCCGAGAACTGGCCGCGGCTGCTGACGCTCTGGCGCTCGAACCTCATGGGTTCGAGTGCGAAGGGCAACGAGTACTTCCTGAAGTACCTGCTCGGCACGCACAGCAACGTGATGGCATCGGATCGCTCGTCGGTGCGTCCGAAGGATGTCGTGTGGCGCGACGAGATCCCCGAGGGAAAACTCGATCTGCTCGTCTCGGCCGACTTCCGCATGACCTCGACCACACTGCTCTCCGACGTCGTCTTCCCTGCGGCCACCTGGTACGAGAAGCACGATCTGTCATCGACCGACATGCATCCGTTCGTGCACGCGTTCACCCCGGCGATCGACCCGCCGTGGGAGGCCAAGAGCGATTTCGACATGTTCCACGCGATCGCCCGCGAGTTCAGCGAGATGGCCGAGACCCACCTGGGCACGCGCCAGGATCTCGTGTCGGTGCCGATGCAGCACGACACCCCCGGCGAGGTGTCGCAGCCCGGCGGGGTGGTGCGCGACTGGGCCCGAGGCGACGTCGACCCGATTCCGGGCAGGACGATGCCGCAACTCGTCGTGGTGGAACGCGACTACACCGCCATCGCCGACAAGCTCGCCACCGTGGGGCCGCTCGCCGACAAGCTCGGCTTCACCGTGAAGAACGTCACGTACGACGTCACGCACGAGGTCGACCGGCTGGCGAAGCAGCACGGCGTCTACCCCAGCGGTCCGGCCGCCGGGCGCGCCGCGATCGACACCGACGTGAAGATGGCCGAGGCGATCCTCGCGTTCTCGGGCACCACGAACGGCGAGCTCGCCACGCAGGGGTTCCGCTCGCTCGAGAAGCGCGTGGGCAAGCGCCTCGCCGACCTGGCCGAGGGTTCGGAGGAGAAGCGGATCACCTTCCCGATGACGCAGGCCTCGCCGCAGCCGGTGATCACGTCACCCGAGTGGTCGGGATCGGAGACGGGCGGGCGCCGCTACGCCCCCTTCACCGTGAACATCGAGCGCCTCAAGCCCTTCCACACCCTCACCGGGCGGATGCACTTCTACCTCGACCACGATTGGATGCGCGACCTCGGCGAGGCGCTGCCGATCTACCGGCCGCCGCTGGACATGCACCGGCTGTTCGGCGAGCCCAAGCTCGGGCCCGACGGCCGCCAGCAGATCACGGTGCGCTACCTCACCCCGCACTCGAAGTGGTCGATCCATTCCGAATACCAGGACAACCTCTTCATGCTCTCGCTCTCCCGCGGTGGCCCCACGGTGTGGATGAGTCCGCAGGACGCGGCCGCCATCGAGGTCAAGGACAACGACTGGGTCGAGTGCGTGAACTCCAACGGTGTGCTGGTCTGCCGGGCGATCGTGTCGCACCGCATGCCGGAGGGCGTGGTGTACGTCTACCACGCCCAGGAGCGCACGATCGACGTACCGAAGTCGGAGGCGACGGGTCGGCGCGGCGGAATCCACAATTCCGTCACCCGCCTTCTCATCAAGCCGACGCACATGATCGGCGGCTACGCGCACCTCTCCTACGCCTTCAACTACCTCGGCCCGACCGGCAACCAGCGCGACATGGTGGCGACGATCCGCCGCCGCAGCCAGGAGGTGACGTACTGA